The Triticum aestivum cultivar Chinese Spring chromosome 5A, IWGSC CS RefSeq v2.1, whole genome shotgun sequence genomic sequence ggggcggataccaaaaccattgcactatataataacaagcaataataaaagttagaaaattagacaagtatctatgtaaagtaagattttttttttcaaaaacaatataagaacaagaggctcaccacggtggtgcccgcgacgagatcggcgcggttgatcgacggcggtgaagacggggacgggacgtgacagaccgctaaacctatgcaaatctcagggaaaatggagtttggaggtcgagcttcgagaggagaaagcttaactagtgtggctcggccatttcatcgaacacctcatgtgcataggagatgagctagagcactcaaatgccctctcctcgccggttagaaaaaacaaagcactgtggagtgctctggtgcggcgatggggtatatatatgcaactcatttgttccggttcgtggctggaaccgggactaaagcccagccttctgtcccggttcaaaccaagaaccgggaccaacggTTATGGACCAGGAGCGAGGTCCATTGATACCGGTTCGTGACTAGAACCGGGACAAATTGGTCCatacgaaccgagaccaatgcctaCGAGGCTCCGGCCGCCCCCCTGGACTcatgaaccgggacgaatgccccatgggtcccggttcatgactgaaccgggactaatgggattGCCATGCccaaaccaaagccctgttttctactagtgccggtTGATCtgcacgtaggattttttttatatTATAGCCAATGCACCTAGCGTAACCCACATGTGGCCATCGCTCGACGGTGGACGAATCAGAGGAGGGGCGGTCAAGCGGGAGTGCCACCAGCAGCACCTAGCTAGCTGAGTCGCTGACCACTTCGCTCTCTTGTCTCTTCTCTCGCACGTCACATACACTGACACACAGCTGAAGTCCATGCTCCTGCCTTCTCTAGGCCAGGACGCCACTGACACAACTTGAGTCTACACTCTCATGCCAAAGGATGCGATTGTCGCTGCTTCTCCAGCCTCCAACAAAGGACTATGGAATTCACGAGCAGGACCAAGGCACCGACTCAGCACCGATGCGAGCAGGAGGTATGTTCTTCACTATTATGCTCGAGGTGCATCCACTATCTCCTCCATGTGTAAACTGTATGTGTAATGGTGTATGTCGTTGTTTGTCCTGTGGTCATCTGCTAGATAATTGCAGATTGCAGAATGGGATTGGGGTTGCTGCTTCTATGTTCGATTTGTGTGTTATGATTGGTGAAATTGTGACTTTGTGACTTTATGAGTATGTGTGTTACAATCTACCGTTTCCTGTAGGTAGTTTGGTCTAGTTAGTACATTCAGCCATATCATTCATTAAGATGCTAAAGCTGGTCGCTCTCTCATGTTTTTGCACATATTTTAAAATAAGACCACGATAACGCGTTGACGTCCCGCAGGGAAGACACCAAAGTGAAATATCATTCCCCTAGCTAGGTAGGAGAGAACTACAATTTTGTTCGCTAAAAAACATCAGTCCTAGCCAACGCTTCAGAATTGCCATGTGAAATGATAAAATTATCATGCGATTACATAAAGATTTACCATGTTATAAAGTAAAAGCTGTCATGTTGTATAAAACGAGTGGTAGAAAAAAGCTATGCTGTAGCAGAGTAAGGGCCTGTTCGGCAATAGCCTAGCTTCTAGATCATGTAAATCCCCAGGGGAGTTGCACCGAACAGTCCAACTCCAGGAAGCTAGCTTCCCGGATCTGAGGGTGGCCGATGTGCAAAAAACTGAAGCGGCGGTTCTGATCATCCCAGGAAAAGTGAGATCTGGAATTGGCCTAATTTACGAAGTAATGCCACCGCCAAGTGACTCACATACCGATTCGTTACCTTTTCCCTCCGATCTGGGCCAAGCCCATCCTCTCTCCTCTTGTCTACCTCTTGAGCTGACTGGGCTCTAGCCCGCCCAGGCAGGCTGGCCTGCTGGCGCGAATGAGAAGCGGAAGCGAGCCAACCGAACGCTTTTCCATCGACCACAATCCGTCGAAGAAGCTGGAATTGGAAAACAGAAGCGAGATTTCAGGATTTAGAGAAGCTAGGGGACATCCGAACAGGACCTAATTGCCATGCGTTTTGGGGGATATTCCATGATTGCAGCATGAAGAATTGCCTACCtggaaaagaaaatgatgaaaattgCCATGCTGGCCGCAGGAAATTGCCATGCTATATCAACGAAAAACTGGTGAGAATTGTGCTGCCCTAAAAACAGAAATTGCCATCCCCAAATGTGTTCGCTTAGATTGTGATCAGTTAACCAATTATTGTTGTCATCTCGCAGTTCGCTCAAAGGTTGCATGCGCTACGAAGACATTAGAATTCGTGCGTCAAATTCGACGTGCATGAGGGCGTTCACTGAGAATCCTTACAAATTTAACATCAGATTTCTAACATTTGGGTTAAGATGTTGCTTGGAGTATTTGTTGCTAAATACATATTTTAGGGGCTAAAAAACCACACATTGAACTGGTAAACCAGCAGACCAATCAGTAAAAACCTGACTCGACAAACCTCATTGGTTTGATCACTAGTCCGAATTTTTAAATCCATGTCAACCTACTCGTGTGAATATCCAACGATAACAATGTGTATGAAACTAACCAGAAACAAGTTAATCCTAGATTATGACAAAATGTACTGATAATCACGGATTTTGTAGAGCCGTGTGGGACCTCCAGCCGAGCGTGCCGATAGTGGTCTGATCTGACGACGTGCTAGATAGCCGATTGGACGCGCTACACGCTGTATTCACCCAAAACTCACGACATGTCACACGTGACGCGTCCACACGAAAAAGCGCACATTTACACTAGATTACGCAGATGTCAAATCTTGGTCAGGCCAAATCAATTCCAGGCTATAGGAACATTTATGCATAGCCAGTTAGCCACCCATGGAAATAATTAAACGTATCAAAAAAACAAGGGAGAATAGAGAATAAAACCCAAGTCTTCCTCTCAAGAGCAAGAGGAAAGGACAAGGAATATTAACTAGCAACCAAAGAAAGAGTAGACGAGAGAGAGGAGGCGAAATTAGCCAACGCGCGCGTCCATGGCAACCCAGCCACACCAATCGTCCAAGAAATTCCTACAGTGCGAGGCCCCCCCGGCGAAACGGAAGATGGGGCCGGAGCAGAAGACGAAGAAGGCCGGGGCGCCAGCACTGGCGGGGAAGGAGGCTTTCACGGCGCTCGAGCTCGACGTGGCCGAGCAGCTCATCCGCCTCAGCGAGAGCAGCGCGTCCTCGGGCGGGTCCTTCTCCTACCTCCGTTCCGTGGACACCCCGACGGCGCCGCCGGCTAAGGGCGCCATAATTCCTGGCGGTTGCGTGGACTGGGAGGAAGATGAGGACGACGAGGTGGCCGGAAGGCAACGGAGGGTGAAGCGCTACCGCCTGATAAGCGAGATCTACGCCGCGACGGAGCCAATTGGAGAGCGCAGCGGCAGCAGCCGGACGAAGGAATAGATGAggagaaatgagaggggagagggACCAACCATCTTGTAATTCAAGTGATTGCTAGGGGGTAGCCTGTAGTTCGAGCTAGCAGTCCTCTCCTTCCTCTCGCCGGGAGGAATCGCTATCACTATCGATCTTGCTGTAAAAGTTTCATCCTTGCAATAAGATTTGTTGGCTGGAGCTGAATCCATCCACGTCGGCTTCCGAATTCTTAACTGAATTTATTTTGTTCCACAGTTGCTAGCTGGCTTGGCTGGATCTCGGCCGATCGACCGATGGACGGCCTTTGCAGATGGATGATCTCCGCGGCGGAGAGGATCCGATCAGGCTTCCTCCTTCGATTTCGTGGTAGCTTGCGACTCGGCGCCTGCGGTCGATCAATCCCTGCCTGCATGCAATTTTTGAAATTAACTATTCCTTGTCCCATGAGGAGCTGCGGTTCACTGAAAGATCGATCGATTGATTCGTGAAATTTGGTGCTTTGTTTATCGGATTTGGGCGGCGACGAGGTGCACTGCTGTCTGCGCTGGTTTGGGAGTCCTATTTCTAGCAGAAATGTTTACTCTGCGTGTGGTAGAACTGTTGATCAGTAGATTTGGCTCTGCAGGGTGCAGGCCGGAGCAGCCGGCGGTTGCAATGTCTTGTTCTCCGGTGGTCGCGCAACTCATAGTTCGACTGTTCGGTATAACACCTGCCTCTTATCTTCATACTGGTTTGGTCGATTTAGGCGAGTCCAATTTCCTTCCGCAGCATTGGAGTGAGGATTGACGATCGAGCTGCTGGATCAGAAACTGGCCGGGGGCGAATGGAATGTTCTAGAAGCGCTTCCATGCCACCCGGTAAGTGGCGGCCAAGCCGGTCATGCGAGAGTTCCATTTCTTGCATCCTCCTCTACGTGGTTTCCTTCCTATATTATACATACGACGATCGAGCTTATCATCTGAGATGACTGATGAGGCTGCAGATAAATTTACTCTGAGCTTTCTGAATTCTGATGCAGGTTGGTGTACTTATCAGATCTATGGAAATGTAATCCTCTTTTTAGCAGTGTCTATTTTCACTTTTGATACTGTGAGACATGACCTCAAAGTTCGTTCTTCAACTGCAAGATTCATCGAGCTAGCACCGATGATGCATGCATGTTTGCAGCGCAATATTGTAATAAAGATACACAGAGGTCCATCGGCTGTGTGAAACTGGTTATATATGCTTACTGGATCTCTAATGTGTTCACAACGTAGGAACAAATTTCTAACATGCTTTGGAACGCTGATTCTTCAAACAGGGGAAAAGAATGAAAGATACAGAGTAGCTTTCTATCATGCATATGTGCTTGGTGACATGGCTTTCTTTGGAGATTGAATGGGATAACTATGACAATGAGGGTTCGAATAATTCCATTAGTGTCACTAAGCAAACTGAGGGTAATGTTATGGAGGAATGGACTCCCTGAAATAAGGTTGTTTGTTTCGGCTTCAGTTGGGTGATCCGAAGCCAACTGAAGCTGAAACAAGCAAGACCTAAGActcacactggtagaaaaagggcctatagtcctggttcgtaagggcctttagtcccggttccggaaccgggactaaagtgtcggtactaatacctcccccctttagtcccggttcaatccaaaaccgggactaaaggccctccacgtgggcagtgcgcagagcccagtcaggagaccctttgatcccggttggtggcaccaaccgggaccaataggcatccacgcgtcagcacttctgtGNNNNNNNNNNNNNNNNNNNNNNNNNNNNNNNNNNNNNNNNNNNNNNNNNNNNNNNNNNNNNNNNNNNNNNNNNNNNNNNNNNNNNNNNNNNNNNNNNNNNNNNNNNNNNNNNNNNNNNNNNNNNNNNNNNNNNNNNNNNNNNNNNNNNNNNNNNNNNNNNNNNNNNNNNNNNNNNNNNNNNNNNNgggggggggggttgggggttttggggggttaatttaggtgtttcatatattgtgttagctagttataattaatagagagaagtctcctctgttatgtccgtgcttggtcgacgctacgtactatacatacgtatatagagaggactagacacgctagctagctagtaaacaaacgaaggaaacagaagatcgtcatgaacatatatgcatatatacagagagaagtgatatcgaccacctctccttctccgagagatttgtcgaacaacaagttctcgtatatctatctggcactaccggctacatatatacaataattatctcttacaaatataatcatacggactcagggtccacatagaattctccgtcttcagggatcacgtggtcaagaaagaatgccgccaattcctcttgaattcctcgcatgcgagctgatgctaggagttcatcccgcttccgaaacatctaatttaaagaagggggtcaatatatatatgaatgaatgaaactcaacacaaatgatggtaataaaataaaattgtgaatgttgttatttacgtacttcatattgttcgtcagtgtagccccgctcacaggtcgtgtggcggatggactcgcaaacatagtatccacagaaatcattcccttgttcctgccacaaccactttacaagaaatagaggttaatcaaactgataagcaagaatgccaaatggtattgatgaaactagcgcttgaatgactagtagatgcgcttaaaatgctactatagctagtacttactttcgggtgtctaaattgcagctccttcggcagtcccggagcttttctggtgaattttctccaaaccctgccggacaaagaaaacaattacttgatatatcagaaaATGAagaaagttgctgatatggtggataatgatcgatttaacttacttctcgagtatttgagtcatgtctgcatagtccttgggatcttttcgtcttgagtctaagacggttactagtccctgctcaagcttaatatgtaggagaatatagtggaaactgcacacgcatgcataactcatcaattacattactataaccttgactaatatataagggaaaccgaatacgcacaagacagtaacactcacttgaagttgtaaggaaagagtattatatctttgttttgatttattatcaacGATTCTAGCATGCTGGCCTCGgtttctgcggcatgaaatttaacctgagttgcatctatgagatatgtgttaatgaacccaatatcaccgacttgtcttttcttcaattcgacgatcttcaatctgcataatatagtgaggatgactataaatacatgcaataaaagagctaagctatatagagaaacttaatgacagaagtagtactacttacagacagtagcaggcgaccattgttttatcgagggccaattgattgaaaaactgatagaactcctcaaatggaacaggcaacagatcaattccaacgaggtcatgctcctttttaactttcacatacaaagtactcctcccccagagtctctgcagattttcaagtaccaatcatgcaatcttcgcatcatcgttgatagagatctttcatctttgacgagaggcttcccgtactcgtatctttgNNNNNNNNNNNNNNNNNNNNNNNNNNNNNNNNNNNNNNNNNNNNNNNNNNNNNNNNNNNNNNNNNNNNNNNNNNNNNNNNNNNNNNNNNNNNNNNNNNNNNNNNNNNNNNNNNNNNNNNNNNNNNNNNNNNNNNNNNNNNNNNNNNNNNNNNNNNNNNNNNNNNNNNNNNNNNNNNNNNNNNNNNNNNNNNNNNNNNNNNNNNNNNNNNNNNNNNNNNNNNNNNNNNNNNNNNNNNNNNNNNNNNNNNNNNNNNNNNNNNNNNNNNNNNNNNNNNNNNNNNNNNNNNNNNNNNNNNNNNNNNNNNNNNNNNNNNNNNNNNNNNNNNNNNNNNNNNNNNNNNNNNNNNNNNNNNNNNNNNNNNNNNNNNNNNNNNNNNNNNNNNNNNNNNNNNNNNNNNNNNNcttgttcgctgagctgggcaatttgtttcccagctcgtcattctttcagcctttgatcactgacagtacttcccgaccgctccgcttcggcaaattcctttccaataatgcggtcatagtttcctttcggcggatcagacttcggtggttttgtcagggcagccagagtgcgcttcactttcacacgatctaccttctcctccggaggtggatgtttctttgctttcaccccttcaaagaatttcttcacttcttctcacgcgatctcggcgttctcctcctgggtcctctcgtatggtaacttctccggagtcttcagagaaggaccgaatttgtatgtcctcccgcctctggttgtactgctagacgccgaccgagcagacgtagtggttgtcttctttacttgcttaagaggcggaggagaaggactacgacgcgccggagcagctggagcggcggcaggtctcttccgcccttgctgacgaggtggagaaggaggaggctggctgctcgggcgcgtcagcgcaggcggagaaggaggcagagtgtcgccacacgccggagaaggagccggccgagggccctgatcgtcactcgccggaggaggaggcggtggaggcggagtgccctgactcgccggaggaggaggaggaggcggtggcgtccagttcggaaggttgatgagctccttccgccataggcatggagtcttcagagcagaccccagccgagtctccccttcaccagtagggtggtcaagctggaggtcctcaaatccctccgttatctcatccaccatcaccctagcatatccttctggaatcggccggcagtgaaaagttgcgccgggttcagtaggaaaaacagagccaacagccgccttgaccttcaaattcatccattgcgtcataaggtggcaattttgcgACTCcattatagcatccacgggatagctggcaggagccgtcaaggcatgctccggctgaagcagctcggtggaagccacgctgcttctgcgctgagatggcggggtagcttcgggggaggcttcggcagtacgtttgctgcgatttgcttctcgttcctctatcgcgtctacccttgcttgcagcgcctgcatttgggtctgctgcacttttttcctcctctcatgggatttgtaactgcctgcgtccggaaacccaaccttccacggaatggagcctggcgtgcctcgtgtccgtccagggtgctcaggattcccgtgggccattgtgagctcgtcgttctctctgtctggaaagaacgtcccttcatgcgctgcttcgatatactgcttaagcttactgactggtatgtccatttgatcgttcgtccaaatgcacttccctgttacagggtctagtgttccgccagccccgaagaaccaagtccggcaacggtctggccagttaattgtctctggttcgatccctttatgaaccagatcattctcagtcttggaccacttaggccaggctacgaggtagccacctgaccctgtgcgatggtgaagcttcttcttcgcagcattttgcttgtttgtcgccgacatcttcttactc encodes the following:
- the LOC123107571 gene encoding uncharacterized protein is translated as MATQPHQSSKKFLQCEAPPAKRKMGPEQKTKKAGAPALAGKEAFTALELDVAEQLIRLSESSASSGGSFSYLRSVDTPTAPPAKGAIIPGGCVDWEEDEDDEVAGRQRRVKRYRLISEIYAATEPIGERSGSSRTKE